Proteins encoded by one window of Phytohabitans houttuyneae:
- a CDS encoding amino acid deaminase/aldolase, with amino-acid sequence MTTTTRDALRERLDKATADLDPPFAIVDLAAFDANARALTRRAAGKPLRVASKSVRSRALLERALATPGWQGVMSYTLAEAIWLVRSGMTHDALVAYPTADRAALRELATDPGLAASVTLMVDGPEQLDLVDAVAAPGHRAELRVCLDIDGSWRPLGLHIGVRRSPLHTAAAVGKVAREIATRRGFRLVGLMAYDAQIAGLGDAPPRETLRGLAIRLMQHRSYRDLLHRRRAALAAAREHADVEFFNSGGTGSVAATAADPAVTEVTAGSGLYGPALFDAYRAWRPEPAAFFALAVVRRPANDYVTVSGGGWIASGQTHASRQPLPWLPAGLRLLGPEGAGEVQTPLRGPAAGELRVGDRVWFRHAKAGELCEHVNELHLVDGAEVVETVPTYRGEGRAFL; translated from the coding sequence GTGACGACGACCACCCGCGACGCGCTCCGCGAACGCCTGGACAAGGCCACCGCGGATCTCGACCCGCCGTTCGCGATCGTCGATCTCGCCGCCTTCGACGCGAACGCGCGCGCCCTCACCCGCCGCGCCGCCGGAAAGCCGCTCCGCGTGGCGAGCAAGTCGGTCCGCAGCCGCGCCCTGCTCGAGCGCGCGCTGGCCACGCCCGGCTGGCAGGGCGTCATGTCGTACACGCTGGCCGAGGCGATCTGGCTGGTCCGCTCCGGGATGACACACGACGCGCTGGTGGCTTACCCGACCGCCGACCGCGCCGCCCTGCGCGAGCTGGCCACCGACCCCGGCCTCGCCGCCTCGGTCACCCTCATGGTCGACGGCCCCGAGCAGCTCGACCTGGTCGACGCCGTCGCGGCACCCGGCCACCGCGCCGAGCTGCGGGTCTGCCTCGACATCGACGGATCCTGGCGCCCGCTCGGCCTGCACATCGGCGTGCGCCGCTCGCCCCTGCACACGGCCGCCGCGGTGGGCAAGGTGGCCCGGGAGATCGCGACCCGTCGCGGGTTTCGGCTGGTGGGGCTGATGGCGTACGACGCGCAGATCGCCGGCCTCGGCGACGCGCCGCCCCGTGAGACCTTGCGCGGGCTCGCGATCCGGCTGATGCAGCACCGCTCGTACCGCGACCTGCTGCACCGCCGCAGAGCCGCGCTGGCCGCGGCGCGAGAGCACGCGGACGTGGAGTTCTTCAACAGCGGCGGTACGGGCAGCGTCGCCGCCACCGCCGCCGACCCGGCCGTGACCGAGGTGACCGCGGGCTCCGGGCTGTACGGGCCGGCGCTCTTCGACGCGTACCGGGCGTGGCGCCCCGAGCCGGCGGCGTTCTTCGCGCTCGCGGTGGTCCGCCGCCCGGCCAACGACTACGTGACCGTCTCCGGCGGCGGCTGGATCGCCTCCGGACAGACCCACGCCAGCCGCCAGCCGCTGCCGTGGCTGCCGGCGGGGCTGCGACTGCTGGGCCCGGAAGGAGCCGGTGAGGTGCAGACCCCGCTGCGCGGCCCGGCGGCCGGCGAGCTGCGGGTGGGCGATCGCGTGTGGTTTCGTCATGCCAAGGCCGGTGAGCTCTGTGAGCACGTCAACGAGCTGCATCTCGTCGACGGCGCCGAAGTGGTGGAGACGGTGCCCACCTACCGCGGCGAGGGCCGCGCCTTCCTCTAG
- a CDS encoding TetR/AcrR family transcriptional regulator, giving the protein MLDACAELVDEVGYEGLTTTLLAERAEVAIGSVYQFFPDKRAIVQALTLRNMEAYLERLATSWAGGSFAGWWDGVDAAIDEYIAMHRSVPGFRTLHFGDVVDVHLLDEERDNNAVIAGRVAQVLVEQFGVADTSRLRFALEIAVEAADALIKLAFRRHPDGDDTVLGEAKALIREYLHRHVDA; this is encoded by the coding sequence ATGCTCGACGCCTGTGCCGAGCTCGTCGACGAAGTGGGCTACGAGGGGCTCACGACGACGTTGCTCGCCGAGCGTGCCGAGGTCGCGATCGGGTCGGTCTACCAGTTCTTCCCGGACAAGCGCGCCATCGTCCAGGCGCTCACGCTCCGCAACATGGAGGCCTACCTCGAGCGGCTGGCCACCAGCTGGGCCGGCGGGTCGTTCGCCGGTTGGTGGGACGGCGTCGACGCGGCCATCGACGAGTACATCGCGATGCACCGCTCCGTCCCCGGCTTCCGCACGCTGCACTTCGGCGACGTGGTCGACGTGCACCTGCTCGACGAGGAGCGGGACAACAACGCGGTCATCGCGGGGCGGGTCGCCCAGGTGCTGGTCGAGCAGTTCGGCGTGGCCGACACCTCGCGCCTGCGCTTCGCGCTGGAGATCGCGGTCGAGGCCGCCGACGCCCTGATCAAGCTGGCCTTCCGCCGCCACCCGGACGGTGACGACACCGTGCTGGGCGAGGCCAAGGCGCTGATCCGGGAGTATTTGCACCGCCACGTCGACGCGTGA
- a CDS encoding D-arabinono-1,4-lactone oxidase yields the protein MASTTAAWRNWAGNQRTTPATVIRPTSIDEVTAAIQDAAASGRRIKAAGSGHSFTDIALADDIRLDLSGVGSTLSVDLESRVVSAPAAMPLRALNEALAARGLALPNLGDIDAQTIAGAISTGTHGTGAAYGCLSTFVAGLTLVTGTGEVIRCGPDEHPETFVAAQVGLGALGVITEVRLRCVDAFVLHADERPMPLSTVLSGLPEHVGKNDHFEFYWLPYTEHTLIKRNNRVPADDRPLSKLRAWWDDDFLQNTVLGGLCRVGRRVPALVPTISRAEARVLTPRVYTARSDAAFVSPRRVRFTEMEYALPRAALPEAFAGLRRVVESLPFKVLIPVEVRFTAPDDIWLSHGYGRESAYIAIHQYVGVEYEPYFRAFERVAQDLGGRPHWGKLHYLDAESLRPAYDHFDDFLAVRDRLDPHRVFANAYTDRVLGA from the coding sequence ATGGCCTCGACGACTGCCGCGTGGCGCAACTGGGCCGGCAACCAGCGCACGACACCGGCCACCGTTATACGTCCCACCAGCATCGATGAGGTGACCGCCGCCATACAAGACGCGGCGGCTAGCGGCCGTCGGATCAAGGCGGCCGGCAGTGGGCATTCATTCACCGACATCGCCCTGGCGGATGACATAAGGCTCGACCTCTCGGGTGTGGGATCGACCCTTTCGGTCGACCTCGAATCGAGGGTTGTCAGCGCGCCCGCCGCCATGCCGCTTCGCGCGCTCAACGAGGCGCTCGCCGCGCGGGGCCTCGCCCTGCCCAACCTCGGCGACATCGACGCACAGACGATCGCCGGCGCCATCTCCACCGGCACGCACGGCACCGGCGCCGCGTACGGGTGCCTTTCCACGTTCGTGGCGGGCCTGACGCTGGTCACCGGCACCGGCGAGGTGATCAGGTGCGGCCCGGACGAGCACCCGGAGACTTTCGTTGCCGCGCAGGTCGGGCTCGGCGCGCTCGGCGTCATCACCGAGGTGCGGCTGCGGTGCGTGGACGCGTTCGTGCTGCATGCCGACGAGCGCCCGATGCCGCTTTCCACAGTCCTTTCCGGACTGCCCGAGCACGTCGGCAAGAACGACCACTTCGAGTTCTACTGGCTGCCGTACACCGAGCACACGCTCATCAAGCGCAACAACCGCGTCCCTGCCGACGACCGTCCACTGTCGAAGCTGCGCGCCTGGTGGGACGACGACTTCCTGCAGAACACCGTCCTCGGCGGCCTGTGCCGCGTCGGCCGCCGCGTGCCGGCGCTGGTGCCGACGATCTCCCGCGCGGAGGCGCGCGTGCTGACCCCGCGCGTGTACACGGCCCGCTCCGACGCCGCCTTCGTCAGCCCGCGGCGGGTCCGATTCACCGAGATGGAGTACGCGCTGCCCCGCGCCGCCCTGCCCGAGGCCTTCGCCGGCCTGCGGCGGGTGGTGGAGTCGCTGCCGTTCAAGGTGCTGATCCCGGTCGAGGTGCGCTTCACCGCGCCGGACGACATCTGGCTCTCGCACGGCTACGGCCGCGAGTCCGCCTACATCGCGATCCACCAGTACGTGGGCGTCGAGTACGAGCCGTACTTCCGCGCGTTCGAGCGCGTGGCGCAGGACCTCGGCGGCCGCCCGCACTGGGGCAAGCTCCATTACCTCGACGCGGAGTCGCTGCGGCCCGCGTATGACCACTTCGACGACTTCCTCGCTGTCCGCGACCGCCTGGACCCGCACCGCGTCTTCGCCAACGCCTACACCGACCGCGTGCTCGGCGCCTGA
- the topA gene encoding type I DNA topoisomerase: MPSNASSRLVIVESPAKAKTISGYLGPGYVVEASLGHVRDLPRNAADVPASHKKEPWARLGVDVDNGFAALYVVSPDRRDQIRKLRSLVKEVDEVFLATDEDREGEAIAWHLVETLKPKVPVRRMVFHEITRSAIQAAIASPRDIDRDLVDAQEARRILDRLYGYEVSPVLWKKVMPRLSAGRVQSVATRIVVERERHRMAFRSAEYWDVAATLAVQGQVEGPRTFGATLIALDGDRIATGKDFEPTTGKVKPGAGVVHLDADGARGLAARLDGRPFTVTRVEEKPYRRKPYAPFITSTLQQEAARKLRLSSQQTMRIAQRLYENGYITYMRTDSVNLSETALAAARRQIAELYGERNVPPEPRRYTGKVKNAQEAHEAIRPAGDNFRTPGEVAKELSTEEFKLYELIWRRTIASQMTDAVGSSVSVRIRAVSTAGEEADFGATGKTITDPGFLRAYVESSDDENAEADDQERRLPTLVKDQPLTAEELAAVGHTTQPPSRYTEASLVKQLEELGIGRPSTYASIMATIQDRGYVFKRGQALIPSFLAFAVVGLLERHYPRLVDYNFTAAMENELDEIASGDAQAIDFLTSFYFGSPVGDDGSIARSGGLKKMVTENLGDIDARSVNSIPLFRDDEGRDVVVRVGRYGPYLQRTLPEAEPSESGDDRVSIPEGLAPDELTPEKVDELFLGGGGERKLGEHPETGEPVVLKSGRYGPYVSTGDRNASLLRSQSPDTVTLEEALKLLTLPRLVGKDAEGNEILAAAGRYGPYVKRGDDFRSLDNEDKIFTVTLDEALALLAAPKTRQRRAAAEPLRELGVDPLTEKQLTIKNGRFGPYVTDGETNASLRRDQTPESLTIEQASEMLADRRARGPATPRKKAAAKKATAAADGAAPAKKTAAKKATAAKKTTAKKATAAKKTTAAKKAAPKKAAARKASE; encoded by the coding sequence GTGCCGAGCAACGCCAGCAGCCGTCTCGTCATCGTCGAGTCACCGGCGAAGGCCAAGACGATCTCGGGTTACCTGGGCCCGGGATACGTCGTGGAGGCGAGCCTGGGCCATGTGCGTGACCTTCCGCGCAACGCCGCCGACGTGCCGGCTTCGCACAAGAAGGAGCCGTGGGCCCGGCTCGGCGTCGACGTCGACAACGGGTTCGCCGCCCTGTACGTCGTGTCTCCCGACCGTAGAGACCAGATCCGCAAGCTCCGCTCGCTGGTCAAGGAGGTCGACGAGGTCTTCCTCGCGACCGATGAGGACCGCGAGGGCGAGGCCATCGCCTGGCACCTGGTCGAGACGCTCAAGCCCAAGGTGCCGGTCCGCCGGATGGTCTTCCACGAGATCACCAGGTCGGCCATCCAGGCCGCGATAGCGAGCCCGCGCGACATCGACCGAGACCTGGTCGACGCGCAGGAGGCCCGCCGCATCCTGGACCGCCTTTACGGGTACGAGGTCTCGCCCGTCCTGTGGAAGAAGGTCATGCCGCGGCTGTCGGCGGGCCGGGTCCAGTCGGTCGCCACGCGCATCGTGGTCGAGCGCGAGCGGCACCGCATGGCGTTCCGCTCCGCCGAGTACTGGGACGTTGCCGCGACGCTGGCCGTGCAGGGCCAGGTCGAAGGCCCCCGCACGTTCGGCGCCACGCTGATCGCGCTCGATGGCGACCGCATCGCCACGGGCAAGGACTTCGAGCCGACGACGGGCAAGGTGAAGCCGGGCGCCGGGGTCGTGCATCTCGACGCCGACGGCGCACGTGGCCTGGCCGCTCGCCTCGACGGGCGGCCATTCACTGTCACCCGCGTGGAGGAAAAGCCGTACCGGCGCAAGCCGTACGCGCCATTCATCACCTCCACGCTGCAGCAGGAGGCCGCGCGCAAGCTGCGCCTGTCCTCGCAGCAGACGATGCGGATCGCGCAGCGGCTGTACGAAAACGGCTACATCACCTATATGCGTACCGACTCGGTCAACCTGTCCGAGACGGCCCTCGCGGCGGCTCGCCGGCAGATCGCCGAGCTGTACGGCGAGCGCAACGTGCCGCCGGAGCCCCGCCGCTACACCGGCAAGGTCAAAAACGCCCAGGAGGCGCACGAGGCGATCCGCCCCGCGGGCGACAACTTCCGCACGCCGGGCGAGGTGGCAAAGGAGCTGTCCACTGAGGAGTTCAAGCTCTACGAGCTGATCTGGCGGCGCACGATCGCGTCCCAGATGACCGACGCGGTCGGCTCCTCCGTCTCGGTGCGCATCCGCGCCGTCTCGACCGCCGGTGAAGAGGCCGACTTCGGGGCGACCGGCAAGACGATCACCGACCCCGGCTTCCTCCGCGCGTACGTCGAGTCTTCCGACGACGAAAACGCCGAGGCCGACGACCAGGAGCGGCGCCTGCCCACCCTGGTCAAGGACCAGCCGCTCACCGCCGAGGAGCTGGCCGCGGTGGGGCACACCACCCAGCCGCCGTCCCGCTACACCGAGGCGTCGCTGGTCAAGCAGCTCGAGGAGCTGGGCATCGGGCGCCCGTCGACCTACGCGTCGATCATGGCGACGATCCAGGACCGGGGGTACGTCTTCAAGCGCGGCCAGGCGCTCATCCCGTCGTTCCTCGCGTTCGCGGTGGTGGGGCTGCTGGAGCGGCACTACCCGCGGCTCGTCGACTACAACTTCACGGCCGCGATGGAAAACGAGCTCGACGAGATCGCGTCCGGCGACGCCCAGGCGATCGACTTCCTGACCTCGTTCTACTTCGGCTCGCCGGTCGGCGACGACGGGTCGATCGCCCGTTCCGGTGGCCTGAAGAAGATGGTCACCGAAAACCTCGGCGACATCGACGCGCGCAGCGTCAACTCCATCCCGCTGTTCCGCGACGACGAGGGGCGCGACGTGGTGGTGCGGGTCGGCCGCTACGGGCCGTACCTGCAGCGCACCCTGCCCGAGGCCGAGCCGTCGGAGAGCGGGGACGACCGCGTCTCCATCCCGGAAGGGCTGGCGCCGGACGAGCTCACCCCGGAAAAGGTGGACGAGCTCTTCCTCGGCGGCGGCGGTGAGCGCAAGCTTGGCGAGCACCCGGAGACCGGCGAGCCGGTGGTGCTCAAGTCCGGTCGCTACGGGCCGTACGTGTCGACCGGCGACCGCAACGCGTCGCTGCTGCGCTCCCAGTCGCCGGACACGGTGACGCTCGAAGAGGCGCTGAAGCTGCTCACGCTGCCCCGCCTGGTCGGCAAGGACGCGGAGGGCAACGAGATCCTCGCCGCGGCCGGCCGCTACGGGCCGTACGTCAAGCGCGGCGACGACTTCCGCTCGCTCGACAACGAAGACAAGATCTTCACGGTCACGCTCGACGAGGCGCTGGCACTGCTGGCCGCCCCGAAGACCCGCCAGCGCCGCGCGGCCGCCGAGCCGCTGCGCGAGCTGGGCGTCGACCCGCTCACCGAAAAGCAGCTGACCATCAAAAACGGGCGCTTCGGGCCGTACGTGACCGACGGCGAGACCAACGCCTCGCTGCGGCGTGACCAGACTCCGGAGTCGCTCACCATCGAGCAGGCCTCGGAGATGCTGGCCGACCGGCGGGCGCGGGGTCCGGCGACGCCGCGCAAGAAGGCGGCGGCGAAGAAGGCCACAGCGGCCGCGGACGGCGCGGCGCCGGCGAAGAAGACGGCCGCCAAGAAGGCGACCGCGGCCAAAAAGACGACCGCGAAGAAGGCGACGGCGGCGAAGAAGACGACCGCGGCGAAGAAGGCCGCGCCGAAGAAGGCGGCCGCGCGGAAGGCTTCCGAGTAG
- a CDS encoding sodium-translocating pyrophosphatase, giving the protein MSESLAADSGGLSITGTNLTYVILAAVIALVALGFAAALVRAVLATGKGTTNMQEIAGAVQEGASAYLIRQFRTLGIFVVVAVVLLFVLPVHGDSDNETLVKIGRSAFFVVGAAFSAFIGGAGMALATRANLRVAAAARASEGGREEAMKIAFRTGGVVGFLTVGLGLFGAALVVLLYKGDAPTVLEGFGFGAALLAMFMRVGGGIFTKAADVGADLVGKVEQGIPEDDPRNAATIADNVGDNVGDCAGMAADLFESYAVTLVAALILGRAAFGEDGLVFPLIVSGIGAIIAIIGVFITRLRVSDRNGLTAINRAFYISAAIAAVLVAIASFAYLPSDFADFGGGVPDLDGNPQWIAIGAVVIGIVLAAAIQALTGYFTETTRRPVRDIGKSSETGAATVILAGISVGLESAVYSALLIGAGVFGAFLLGGGSITLSLFAVALAGTGLLTTVGVIVAMDTFGPISDNAQGIAEMSGDIDEQGARTLTELDAVGNTTKAITKGIAIATAVLAATALFGSYQDTVVGSLADAGSDMSIDELLNVANPRNLVGLIIGAAVVFLFSGLAINAVSRSAGAVVMEVRRQFREFPGIMDGTQRPEYGKVVDICTRDAQRELLTPGLLAILAPIAVGFGLGAGALAAYLAGAIGTGVLMAVFLANSGGAWDNAKKLVEDGAHGGKGSDAHAATVIGDTVGDPFKDTAGPAINPLIKVMNLVSLLIAPAIVSASIGDDQNDALRITIAIVAALIIVAAVAFSKRKPIAMGDEGSGVASGKAGDGTPDEEHERVNA; this is encoded by the coding sequence ATGTCCGAAAGCTTGGCCGCCGACAGCGGCGGGCTGTCCATCACCGGTACGAACCTTACGTACGTCATCCTCGCGGCGGTTATCGCCCTGGTGGCGCTCGGCTTCGCGGCGGCCCTGGTACGGGCCGTGCTGGCGACCGGTAAGGGCACCACCAACATGCAGGAGATCGCCGGCGCCGTACAAGAAGGCGCATCGGCGTACCTGATCCGCCAGTTCAGGACCCTCGGCATCTTTGTCGTGGTGGCGGTGGTGCTGCTGTTCGTGCTTCCGGTGCACGGCGACAGTGACAACGAGACGCTCGTCAAGATCGGCCGTTCGGCGTTCTTCGTCGTGGGCGCGGCCTTCAGCGCGTTCATCGGCGGCGCCGGCATGGCTCTGGCGACGCGCGCCAACCTGCGGGTGGCGGCCGCGGCACGGGCCAGCGAGGGCGGTCGCGAGGAAGCGATGAAAATCGCCTTCCGCACCGGCGGCGTGGTCGGCTTCCTCACCGTCGGCCTCGGCCTCTTCGGCGCGGCGCTCGTGGTGCTGCTGTACAAGGGCGACGCTCCCACGGTGCTGGAGGGCTTCGGCTTCGGCGCCGCTCTGCTCGCGATGTTCATGCGGGTCGGCGGCGGCATCTTCACCAAGGCCGCGGACGTCGGCGCCGACCTGGTCGGCAAGGTGGAGCAGGGCATCCCCGAGGACGACCCGCGCAACGCCGCCACCATCGCCGACAACGTGGGCGACAACGTCGGTGACTGTGCCGGCATGGCGGCTGACCTCTTCGAGTCGTACGCGGTCACGCTGGTCGCGGCGCTCATCCTCGGCCGGGCTGCGTTCGGCGAGGACGGCCTGGTCTTCCCGCTGATCGTCTCCGGTATCGGTGCGATCATCGCGATCATCGGCGTGTTCATCACCCGCCTGCGCGTGTCGGACCGTAACGGCCTGACCGCGATCAACCGTGCCTTCTACATCTCGGCGGCCATCGCGGCCGTGCTGGTGGCAATCGCCTCGTTCGCGTACCTGCCGAGCGACTTCGCCGACTTCGGCGGCGGCGTGCCGGACCTCGACGGCAACCCCCAGTGGATCGCGATCGGCGCGGTCGTGATCGGTATCGTGCTGGCCGCCGCCATCCAGGCGCTGACCGGGTACTTCACCGAGACCACCCGCCGTCCCGTGCGGGACATCGGCAAGAGTTCGGAAACCGGTGCGGCGACCGTCATCCTCGCGGGCATCAGCGTCGGCCTCGAGTCGGCCGTGTACTCCGCGCTGCTGATCGGCGCGGGCGTGTTCGGCGCGTTCCTGCTGGGCGGCGGCTCCATCACGCTGTCGCTCTTCGCGGTCGCGCTGGCCGGCACCGGCCTGCTCACCACCGTCGGCGTGATCGTCGCGATGGACACCTTCGGCCCGATCTCGGACAACGCGCAGGGCATCGCCGAGATGTCCGGCGACATCGACGAGCAGGGCGCTCGCACGCTGACCGAGCTCGACGCGGTCGGCAACACCACCAAGGCGATCACCAAGGGCATCGCTATCGCGACGGCCGTCCTCGCGGCGACCGCGCTCTTCGGCTCGTACCAGGACACCGTGGTCGGCTCGCTCGCCGACGCCGGCTCCGACATGTCGATCGACGAGCTGCTCAACGTGGCCAACCCGCGCAACCTGGTGGGTCTGATCATCGGTGCCGCGGTGGTGTTCCTCTTCTCCGGCCTGGCCATCAACGCGGTGTCCCGCTCGGCCGGCGCGGTCGTGATGGAGGTGCGCCGCCAGTTCCGCGAGTTCCCGGGGATCATGGACGGCACCCAGCGCCCGGAGTACGGCAAGGTGGTCGACATCTGCACCCGGGACGCGCAGCGCGAGCTGTTGACCCCGGGCCTGCTGGCCATCCTGGCCCCGATCGCGGTGGGCTTCGGCCTCGGTGCCGGCGCGCTCGCCGCGTACCTGGCCGGCGCCATCGGTACCGGCGTGCTCATGGCGGTCTTCCTGGCCAACTCGGGCGGCGCCTGGGACAACGCCAAGAAGCTCGTCGAGGACGGCGCGCACGGCGGCAAGGGCTCGGACGCGCACGCCGCGACGGTTATCGGCGACACGGTGGGTGACCCGTTCAAGGACACCGCCGGTCCGGCGATCAACCCACTGATCAAGGTGATGAACCTGGTCTCGCTCCTGATCGCCCCGGCCATCGTGTCGGCCAGCATCGGCGACGACCAGAACGACGCGCTGCGCATCACGATCGCGATCGTGGCGGCGCTCATCATCGTGGCGGCGGTGGCGTTCAGCAAGCGCAAGCCGATCGCGATGGGCGACGAGGGGTCCGGTGTGGCGTCGGGAAAAGCCGGTGACGGCACGCCCGACGAGGAGCACGAGCGGGTGAACGCCTGA
- a CDS encoding ATP-binding protein, producing the protein MMSTVRLAFSPAPVHVRTARLVGVAVARRAGVAEELLDEVRLAIGEACTRAVALHRQYGLPDLVQMEMSDDLSYTVRVIDRAPIEAGLGLTALPPDELANESLTDEALTVGVGFALLAGFVDDLQVRPVDVGIGTEVRMVWPVGK; encoded by the coding sequence GTGATGTCGACGGTACGACTCGCGTTCTCGCCGGCCCCGGTCCACGTCCGTACGGCGCGGCTGGTCGGCGTGGCTGTGGCGCGGCGCGCCGGCGTGGCCGAGGAACTGCTCGACGAGGTGCGGCTGGCGATCGGTGAGGCGTGCACGCGGGCGGTGGCGCTGCACCGGCAGTACGGGCTGCCCGATCTCGTGCAGATGGAGATGAGCGACGACCTGAGCTACACGGTTCGGGTGATCGACCGGGCGCCGATCGAGGCCGGGCTCGGCCTGACCGCCCTCCCGCCGGATGAGTTGGCCAACGAGTCGCTCACCGACGAGGCCCTCACCGTTGGTGTCGGATTTGCACTGCTTGCCGGGTTCGTCGATGATCTCCAGGTGCGCCCCGTGGACGTCGGCATCGGCACAGAAGTGCGTATGGTCTGGCCCGTGGGGAAGTAA
- a CDS encoding STAS domain-containing protein, which yields MELSLATRAVAEHAVLEVGGEVDVYTAPRLRERLNELIDGGARSIVVDLNRVDFLDSTGLGVLVGAHRRLRPLGGRCALACDKEPLLKIFRITALDQVFPLYPSVEAATDSSGPAA from the coding sequence ATGGAGCTCTCGCTTGCGACCCGCGCCGTCGCCGAGCACGCGGTGCTGGAGGTCGGTGGCGAGGTAGACGTGTATACCGCGCCGCGGCTGCGCGAGCGGCTCAACGAGCTGATCGACGGCGGCGCGCGGAGCATCGTCGTCGACCTCAACCGGGTCGACTTCCTCGACTCCACCGGCCTCGGCGTGCTCGTGGGCGCTCACCGTCGGCTGCGGCCGCTGGGCGGCAGATGCGCGCTGGCCTGTGACAAGGAGCCACTGCTCAAGATCTTCCGCATCACCGCGCTGGACCAGGTCTTTCCCCTGTACCCGTCGGTGGAGGCGGCGACGGACTCATCCGGCCCCGCGGCGTGA
- a CDS encoding Rv3654c family TadE-like protein, which produces MSGPELNPSEDAVDGRASGRANRKSADRGAATILVLAVGLVLLGFGAAGAAVGAARVARHEARTAADLGALAGAMRILEGPDTACARAHELVSRNGGRLATCTVDSLDLVVTVEVDVTPLPGLTRTAHAAARAGPVRAG; this is translated from the coding sequence GTGAGTGGGCCTGAGCTCAACCCAAGCGAGGACGCCGTAGATGGACGTGCGAGCGGCAGAGCAAATCGGAAAAGCGCGGACCGTGGAGCGGCGACCATCCTGGTGCTGGCGGTCGGGCTCGTGCTGCTCGGGTTTGGTGCGGCTGGCGCGGCCGTGGGTGCGGCGCGAGTCGCGCGGCATGAGGCGCGGACAGCGGCAGACCTGGGCGCTCTCGCCGGCGCGATGCGCATCCTCGAAGGCCCGGACACCGCCTGCGCCCGCGCGCACGAGCTGGTCTCCAGAAACGGTGGCCGCCTCGCGACGTGCACAGTGGACAGTCTCGACCTCGTGGTCACGGTCGAGGTAGATGTGACGCCCCTGCCCGGCCTCACCCGAACCGCCCACGCCGCGGCCCGCGCGGGCCCGGTCCGGGCAGGGTGA
- a CDS encoding TadE family type IV pilus minor pilin, whose translation MSRGRRPGRDRQTGRDRRARRDRGSFTAELAAGLPALMLLLFAGLTAVNAVTTKAQCVDAAREAALAAARGEGGVEAGQRVAPAGATISIAAAGDTVVATVKAPVRAVGGGLPGTTVTATAVAAIEPGTPGATP comes from the coding sequence GTGAGCCGGGGCCGGCGGCCCGGTCGCGACCGGCAAACTGGCCGCGATCGGAGAGCACGCCGCGACCGGGGGTCGTTCACCGCCGAGTTGGCGGCCGGGCTGCCGGCCCTGATGTTGTTGCTCTTCGCCGGGCTGACCGCGGTCAACGCGGTGACCACCAAGGCCCAGTGCGTCGACGCCGCCCGCGAGGCCGCCCTCGCCGCGGCCCGGGGTGAGGGCGGCGTCGAGGCGGGACAGCGCGTAGCCCCCGCCGGCGCCACGATCTCCATCGCGGCGGCCGGCGACACGGTGGTGGCCACCGTGAAAGCCCCGGTGCGCGCGGTCGGCGGCGGCCTGCCCGGCACGACGGTCACCGCGACGGCGGTCGCCGCGATAGAGCCCGGCACCCCAGGGGCGACGCCATGA
- a CDS encoding DUF4244 domain-containing protein — translation MNTAEYAVGTLAAVAFAGVLLKVVTSTGVFRALTGVIEGALR, via the coding sequence ATGAACACGGCCGAGTACGCCGTCGGGACACTGGCCGCTGTCGCGTTCGCCGGCGTGCTGTTGAAGGTGGTCACGAGTACTGGCGTCTTTCGAGCGCTCACCGGCGTCATCGAGGGAGCGCTGAGGTGA
- a CDS encoding type II secretion system F family protein, which produces MRLAAGLGGFAVALFVGGLPGLVVGAVVAVILERFLRGLEPAEARARRLREVADLPLAADLIAAGLRAGAPVDHAAAAVAEAIGGPLGERLARVARALRLGAEPVEAWGHIAPVAGAGRMAQAAIRSSASGAALAGALSRLADDLRADHAVAGEAAARRAGVLIVLPLGLCFLPAFILAGLVPVLIAVLHDVL; this is translated from the coding sequence ATGCGGCTCGCGGCGGGGCTTGGCGGGTTCGCGGTCGCGCTGTTCGTGGGCGGCCTTCCCGGCCTGGTGGTAGGCGCGGTGGTGGCGGTGATCCTGGAGCGCTTCCTGCGCGGGCTCGAGCCAGCCGAGGCGCGGGCGCGGCGGCTGCGCGAGGTGGCCGACCTGCCGCTCGCCGCCGACCTGATCGCGGCGGGACTGCGCGCGGGAGCACCCGTGGACCACGCGGCGGCAGCGGTGGCCGAGGCGATCGGCGGCCCGCTCGGCGAGCGCCTGGCAAGAGTCGCCCGCGCCCTCCGCCTCGGCGCCGAGCCCGTGGAGGCGTGGGGACACATCGCGCCGGTCGCCGGTGCGGGGCGGATGGCGCAGGCGGCGATCCGTTCAAGCGCGAGCGGCGCCGCCCTGGCTGGCGCCCTGTCCCGCCTCGCCGACGACCTGCGCGCCGACCACGCCGTGGCCGGCGAGGCGGCCGCCCGCCGCGCGGGCGTGCTCATCGTGCTGCCACTGGGCCTGTGCTTCCTGCCGGCATTCATCCTGGCCGGCTTGGTGCCAGTGCTGATCGCGGTGCTGCACGACGTGCTCTGA